From the genome of Sphingobacterium kitahiroshimense, one region includes:
- a CDS encoding glycoside hydrolase family 130 protein: MYKPVQVNRKDIYFRPDTKRVLARFFSLGDERSIKVIHRVLQLSDEKQKEVFGQVLRSYSQRHRSIVKVFERNFDRIRHLLERLEMPTDKISMTAKLLIGSYFTMEYSIESAALFNPSIVEHPDQSELYKGEKRVIISFRATGEGHVSSIVFRSGYIDTENNIHLDVVGTLLDKPINIKNHRYNKNSFISKLVELHPKDATAMQKLSENLTETFTYEELKRYVEGIRAEIEHTEDNDSILKQAIWLASSHYEMTFSLDTSISERVIFPISDTEKRGIEDARFVRFITPKGEVIYYATYTAYDGFSILPKLLTTKDFYHFTVKPIHGEIANKGAAIFPRKIKGKYAMLCRIDGENNYIAYSDYINIWNEAIHLVQEPESPYEFIQIGNCGSPIETAAGWLIITHSVGPMREYSIGASLLDLENPHIEIGRLSLPILTPNDMEREGYVPNVVYSCGAIVHNDQLIMPYAMSDYASTYATINLNELIQAILQPEI, translated from the coding sequence ATGTATAAACCCGTTCAAGTTAATCGGAAAGATATTTATTTTAGGCCAGATACCAAACGTGTCCTTGCTCGTTTTTTTTCATTAGGTGATGAACGTTCCATTAAAGTAATTCATCGGGTGCTACAATTATCGGATGAAAAACAAAAGGAAGTTTTTGGACAGGTTTTACGAAGTTATTCTCAGCGGCACCGCAGTATTGTGAAGGTGTTTGAGCGTAATTTTGATCGCATAAGACATCTATTGGAAAGATTAGAAATGCCGACGGATAAAATATCGATGACAGCTAAATTATTAATTGGTTCTTACTTTACGATGGAATATTCCATCGAATCGGCAGCTTTATTTAATCCATCTATTGTTGAGCATCCAGATCAGAGCGAGCTTTATAAAGGGGAGAAGAGGGTTATTATCAGTTTTAGAGCAACCGGTGAGGGGCATGTATCTTCGATAGTATTCCGCTCTGGTTATATTGATACGGAGAATAATATTCATCTAGATGTTGTGGGAACATTGCTGGACAAGCCTATCAATATTAAGAATCATCGGTATAATAAAAATAGCTTCATTTCTAAATTGGTTGAGTTGCATCCAAAAGATGCGACGGCTATGCAAAAGCTTAGCGAAAATCTAACAGAAACATTTACATATGAGGAGCTGAAGAGATATGTGGAGGGAATACGTGCTGAAATAGAGCATACAGAGGATAATGATAGTATATTGAAGCAAGCGATATGGCTCGCTTCATCGCATTATGAGATGACTTTCTCTTTGGATACTTCAATATCTGAAAGGGTTATTTTTCCAATTTCTGATACTGAAAAAAGGGGGATTGAAGATGCGAGATTTGTTCGTTTTATAACACCTAAGGGAGAGGTTATCTATTATGCAACTTATACTGCATATGACGGATTTAGTATTTTACCAAAACTATTGACAACTAAGGATTTTTATCATTTTACAGTCAAGCCCATCCATGGAGAAATTGCAAATAAAGGTGCTGCGATTTTTCCGCGAAAGATCAAAGGGAAATATGCTATGCTATGTCGTATTGATGGTGAAAATAATTATATCGCCTATTCCGATTATATCAACATTTGGAATGAAGCTATTCATTTGGTGCAAGAACCTGAAAGTCCATATGAGTTTATACAGATCGGAAACTGCGGTTCCCCAATTGAAACCGCAGCCGGATGGTTAATTATTACACACTCTGTTGGCCCTATGCGCGAGTATTCAATTGGGGCTTCATTATTAGATTTGGAAAATCCACATATAGAAATAGGACGCCTTAGTCTCCCTATTTTAACTCCTAATGATATGGAAAGAGAAGGGTATGTGCCAAATGTTGTCTATTCATGTGGAGCTATTGTTCATAATGATCAGTTAATTATGCCTTACGCCATGTCGGACTATGCATCGACTTATGCGACCATTAACTTGAATGAGTTGATTCAGGCTATTCTTCAACCTGAAATTTGA
- a CDS encoding glycosyltransferase family 4 protein, with amino-acid sequence MKIAYISTYLPKQCGIATFTNDLLQSIDHQDSTITQHIIALSDRSYSYNEEVVFEINPQQQLDYIQAANFINENKYDCVVLEHEYGIFGGNSGVYILSLINLLHMPLLVNLHTILEKPNIDERAILIEIAKRASIIVVMSSYAIGLLQKIYHVHENKIRLIPHGVPAFDYQQNDAKEKLQLTDRRIILTFGFIARNKGIETVIHALPKVVQEYPNTVYLIVGKTHPNVLLESGEEYREYLTALIKQMGLENNIIFVNDFVSNETLTTYLTACDIYITPYINEAQITSGTLSFAVGAGAAVLSTPYWHAKDLLADGRGILFDFKNHKELKNILIDLFDNPKKLEELRSRARHHGEKMTWNKLGGSYVKLLQKLSSTQVNLDTDIKITMLERFPKFRWDHLDRLTNYVGIIQHATFATPNYREGYCLDDNARALLVSLMQYEAFGEKDTRKRISTYLNYIYYAQREDGLFHNFMNFQNEFLEEVGSEDSFGRAIWALGYLFNTAPFVDFYQLGSNMFFKAMPHFENLKSIRAIAYTMMGIAEYLKQQPNDERVTELLRKLAFKLVHEYDSSADDEWKWFEPVLAYDNAIIPLAILMSTKYLNDDKLRKIGFSSFYFLENIIMQNGFLSIIGNQKWAKQNQNISKFGQQPIDVTATVLLFREVFEITKNEEYFEKMIRSFEWFLGENDLKLPLYDHSTKGCCDGLETYGINRNQGAESTLCYFIAYLTVYKSLKIKFQVEE; translated from the coding sequence ATGAAAATAGCCTACATCAGTACTTATTTGCCAAAACAATGTGGAATAGCAACTTTTACCAATGATTTACTACAATCCATAGACCATCAGGATTCAACTATTACCCAACATATTATTGCTCTTTCAGACCGATCTTATTCTTATAATGAGGAAGTTGTTTTCGAAATTAACCCCCAACAGCAATTAGATTATATCCAAGCGGCCAATTTTATTAACGAGAATAAATATGATTGTGTAGTGCTGGAACATGAATATGGTATTTTTGGAGGGAATAGCGGTGTTTACATACTCTCTTTGATCAATTTACTTCATATGCCCTTATTGGTCAACTTACATACTATATTAGAAAAACCAAATATTGATGAAAGAGCAATATTGATTGAAATTGCAAAAAGAGCTTCTATCATAGTAGTCATGAGTTCCTATGCAATTGGACTTCTCCAAAAAATATATCATGTACATGAAAACAAAATACGTTTAATACCTCATGGAGTTCCAGCCTTTGATTACCAACAGAACGATGCAAAAGAAAAACTACAGTTGACAGATAGACGCATCATCCTTACTTTTGGTTTTATAGCTCGTAACAAAGGAATTGAAACAGTTATACATGCACTTCCAAAGGTCGTACAAGAATATCCTAATACTGTTTACCTTATTGTAGGAAAAACGCATCCAAACGTTTTATTGGAATCTGGCGAAGAATATCGGGAGTATCTAACTGCCTTAATAAAACAAATGGGCTTGGAAAACAACATCATTTTTGTCAATGATTTTGTCAGTAACGAAACCCTAACCACCTACTTAACAGCATGTGATATCTATATTACTCCCTATATTAATGAAGCTCAGATTACGAGTGGAACATTATCATTTGCTGTAGGGGCTGGAGCGGCTGTATTATCTACTCCCTATTGGCATGCGAAAGATTTATTGGCAGATGGAAGAGGCATTTTATTTGATTTTAAAAATCATAAAGAATTAAAAAATATTCTCATTGACCTATTTGATAACCCTAAAAAACTAGAAGAACTTAGAAGTAGGGCTCGCCATCATGGTGAAAAAATGACTTGGAACAAATTAGGCGGATCTTATGTCAAGTTACTCCAAAAGCTCTCCTCTACACAAGTAAATCTCGACACCGATATAAAAATAACGATGTTAGAGCGTTTTCCAAAATTCAGATGGGATCATCTTGATCGATTGACAAATTATGTAGGAATTATTCAACATGCCACATTTGCAACACCCAACTATCGAGAAGGATACTGTTTGGATGACAACGCTAGAGCGCTATTGGTTAGCCTGATGCAATATGAAGCCTTTGGAGAAAAGGATACTAGAAAGAGAATCTCGACCTATCTTAATTACATTTACTATGCTCAAAGAGAGGACGGATTATTTCATAACTTCATGAATTTTCAGAATGAATTTTTAGAAGAAGTCGGATCTGAAGATTCTTTTGGTAGGGCTATATGGGCATTGGGATATCTATTTAATACAGCACCTTTTGTTGACTTCTATCAGTTAGGATCAAATATGTTTTTTAAAGCTATGCCACACTTTGAAAATTTAAAATCTATACGTGCTATCGCTTATACTATGATGGGTATTGCTGAATATCTAAAACAACAGCCAAATGATGAAAGAGTCACAGAGTTACTCCGTAAACTGGCTTTTAAATTAGTACATGAATATGATTCCAGTGCTGATGATGAGTGGAAATGGTTTGAACCAGTTCTGGCATATGACAATGCGATTATCCCACTGGCAATACTCATGTCAACCAAATATTTAAATGATGATAAACTTAGAAAAATAGGATTTTCAAGCTTTTATTTTCTCGAAAATATCATTATGCAAAATGGGTTTTTATCTATTATTGGCAATCAAAAATGGGCAAAACAAAATCAAAATATAAGCAAATTCGGGCAACAGCCCATTGATGTTACAGCCACAGTACTTTTATTTAGGGAGGTATTTGAAATCACTAAAAATGAAGAATATTTTGAAAAAATGATTCGATCTTTTGAATGGTTTTTAGGCGAAAATGACCTTAAGCTCCCGCTATATGACCACAGCACCAAAGGATGCTGTGATGGGTTAGAAACTTATGGCATTAACCGCAATCAAGGAGCAGAAAGCACGTTATGTTATTTTATAGCCTACTTAACTGTTTATAAGTCTTTAAAAATCAAATTTCAGGTTGAAGAATAG
- a CDS encoding CsbD family protein, which produces MSELTWKGRWSELKGKVKQQYADLTDDDLLYAEGKEDELLGKLQKKTGKTKEEVEDWLDKLK; this is translated from the coding sequence ATGAGCGAATTAACATGGAAAGGTCGTTGGAGCGAACTAAAAGGTAAAGTGAAACAACAATATGCAGATCTAACGGATGACGATCTATTGTACGCCGAGGGAAAAGAAGATGAATTATTAGGTAAACTTCAAAAGAAAACCGGAAAAACTAAGGAAGAGGTAGAAGATTGGTTAGATAAATTGAAATAG
- a CDS encoding HAD family hydrolase yields the protein MKKIKNIILDYGDVIFMIDFLRMESAFSELGIKNVRDYYGHRAQTKLFDDFEQGKIPAKAFRDGIREISGIYSLTDTQIDAAWNAMLIGVMDGNHELLLDLKNEYRLFLLSNNNEIHYGWIMDYLKNNFDLDDNTAFFEKDYYSHLMGMRKPNIEIFQFVLKENGLVPDETVFIDDSPQHLKTASELGLKTYLLTKPDTLYDLIYREGLLKK from the coding sequence ATGAAAAAAATTAAAAATATTATCCTCGATTATGGAGATGTGATCTTTATGATCGACTTTTTGAGGATGGAGTCTGCCTTTAGTGAGTTGGGAATCAAAAATGTACGAGATTATTATGGTCACCGAGCACAAACAAAACTTTTTGATGATTTTGAACAAGGAAAAATTCCCGCAAAAGCATTTCGAGATGGAATTCGTGAAATTTCCGGTATATATTCTTTGACGGATACACAAATAGATGCTGCATGGAATGCCATGTTAATTGGTGTGATGGATGGAAATCATGAATTATTGCTCGATCTTAAAAATGAATATCGATTATTTTTATTGAGCAATAATAACGAAATTCATTATGGTTGGATTATGGATTATTTAAAAAATAATTTTGACCTCGATGATAATACAGCTTTTTTTGAAAAAGACTATTATTCACATTTAATGGGTATGCGTAAACCCAATATTGAGATTTTCCAATTTGTATTAAAGGAAAATGGTTTGGTCCCCGATGAGACGGTTTTTATAGATGACAGTCCACAGCATTTAAAGACTGCGAGTGAATTGGGATTAAAAACTTATTTGCTCACTAAACCTGATACCTTATATGATTTAATTTATCGTGAAGGCTTATTGAAAAAATAG
- the rpsU gene encoding 30S ribosomal protein S21, producing the protein MIIVNVKEGESLDRALKRFKKKFEKTGVLRELRSRQAYEKRSVTRRIQVKKAIYKQGLNQEVSI; encoded by the coding sequence ATGATTATCGTAAATGTAAAAGAAGGAGAATCTTTAGATAGAGCATTAAAACGTTTCAAGAAGAAATTCGAAAAAACAGGAGTTTTAAGAGAACTACGTTCTCGTCAAGCTTATGAAAAGAGATCTGTAACTCGTCGTATTCAAGTTAAGAAAGCGATCTACAAACAAGGATTAAACCAAGAAGTTTCAATCTAA
- a CDS encoding tyrosine-type recombinase/integrase: protein MYIKEFERYLQYERRYSKHTLIAYLHEISLFLVFLENEHLPFEEVGHRDMRHYFAMMTEANKSATTVNRSISALRTYYKFLQREDIVKDNPIQVKALKMPKKLPVVVEKDKLMLLLDHLEENVHDFESRRNKLVMELLFGTGIRLAELLQIQDRDIDYYNKNILIFGKRSKERLVPINGTLIKELQLYLHAKSLYIENNKSSFLIVTKEGKPAYEKLIYRIVHKCLSMVSSQQKRSPHILRHTFATALLDNGADLNAIKELLGHAGLAATQVYTHNSAERLKSIYKQAHPKA from the coding sequence ATGTATATAAAAGAGTTTGAACGGTATCTTCAATATGAAAGGCGCTACTCTAAACACACTTTAATAGCTTATTTACATGAAATTAGTCTGTTTTTAGTGTTTCTAGAGAATGAACATCTTCCATTCGAAGAGGTTGGCCATCGTGATATGCGTCATTATTTCGCCATGATGACAGAAGCGAATAAATCGGCTACGACAGTGAATCGAAGCATCTCGGCATTACGGACTTATTATAAGTTCTTACAGCGAGAGGATATTGTGAAAGATAATCCGATACAAGTGAAAGCTCTGAAAATGCCTAAGAAGTTACCAGTGGTAGTTGAGAAGGATAAATTGATGTTGTTGCTGGACCACTTAGAAGAGAACGTGCATGATTTTGAAAGTCGTCGAAATAAATTGGTGATGGAACTTTTATTTGGTACAGGTATTCGACTTGCAGAATTATTACAAATTCAGGATAGAGATATTGATTATTATAACAAAAATATTCTTATATTCGGTAAAAGGAGTAAGGAAAGGTTAGTTCCTATTAATGGGACATTAATAAAAGAGCTACAGCTTTATTTACACGCTAAAAGTTTATACATTGAAAATAATAAATCAAGTTTCTTAATCGTTACTAAAGAGGGAAAACCGGCCTACGAGAAATTGATCTATAGAATTGTGCATAAATGTCTGTCGATGGTTTCTTCACAACAGAAGAGAAGTCCGCATATTTTGCGACATACTTTCGCGACAGCATTATTGGACAATGGTGCAGATCTTAATGCAATAAAGGAGCTCCTCGGGCATGCGGGGCTTGCGGCAACACAAGTCTACACGCATAATTCTGCGGAGCGGTTAAAGTCTATTTATAAACAAGCTCATCCAAAAGCTTAA
- the hpf gene encoding ribosome hibernation-promoting factor, HPF/YfiA family, whose translation MNITVQSIKFNADQKLIEFIQRKTGKLNQFLDSIIGGECYLRLENVDDESNKVSEIKINIPGSQLFAKGQAKSFEEATDIAVESLRRQINKHKTKTKTQASNHKEILTTEEEEY comes from the coding sequence ATGAACATTACTGTGCAATCAATTAAATTTAATGCTGATCAAAAGCTAATTGAGTTTATCCAAAGAAAAACAGGTAAATTGAATCAGTTTTTAGACTCAATCATTGGTGGAGAATGCTATTTACGTTTAGAAAATGTAGATGATGAATCTAATAAGGTATCGGAAATTAAAATAAATATACCAGGGAGTCAACTTTTTGCAAAAGGACAAGCTAAGAGTTTTGAAGAAGCAACTGATATTGCAGTAGAATCCTTAAGGAGACAGATTAATAAACATAAGACCAAAACTAAAACACAGGCCAGTAATCATAAAGAGATCTTGACGACTGAAGAAGAAGAATATTAG
- a CDS encoding DUF6686 family protein — protein sequence MSNKICPLTNVEEVFKTETGAIYQCSRKNCYWMEFAGSTTSFSVSDFFKFKKSIDNIDVEKMLTDTARSADFTLVMPFRTERCFLLAVQDVLNLRDLLDGAKFMIELNSIVKACLRSSQITVLA from the coding sequence ATGTCAAACAAAATCTGTCCATTAACAAATGTAGAAGAGGTCTTTAAAACTGAAACTGGTGCCATATATCAGTGTAGTCGTAAAAACTGCTATTGGATGGAATTTGCGGGTTCAACGACATCTTTTTCGGTGTCAGACTTTTTTAAATTTAAGAAATCAATAGATAATATTGATGTCGAGAAAATGCTAACAGACACTGCACGTTCTGCGGATTTTACATTGGTAATGCCTTTTCGAACAGAACGTTGCTTTCTCCTGGCAGTTCAAGATGTTTTGAATTTAAGAGATTTGTTAGATGGAGCTAAATTTATGATCGAATTAAATAGTATTGTTAAGGCTTGTTTACGTAGTTCTCAGATTACTGTGTTAGCTTAA
- a CDS encoding ferritin, with protein MKDLLKLKSSLTEEIENILNAQIKVEAHSSSLYLAMSSWCDDQGLENAADFFAKQSNEEREHMLKIFNYINNRGGRAISPEVTGIPSDFDSFRGIFESALEQEMFVTEQFNNIADKCMKAKDYVTFNFLQWFLAEQVEEEFVARRILELFDVIGEDGTGRWEIDKHLLKVTFAGE; from the coding sequence ATGAAAGATTTATTAAAATTAAAATCTTCTTTAACAGAAGAGATCGAAAATATATTAAATGCTCAAATTAAAGTTGAAGCACATTCTTCTTCACTATACTTAGCGATGTCATCTTGGTGTGATGATCAAGGTTTGGAGAATGCAGCAGATTTTTTTGCTAAACAGTCCAATGAAGAGCGTGAGCATATGTTGAAAATCTTCAATTATATTAACAATAGAGGCGGTCGTGCTATTTCACCAGAAGTAACAGGTATTCCTTCAGATTTTGATTCATTCCGTGGGATTTTCGAATCAGCATTGGAACAAGAGATGTTCGTTACTGAACAATTTAACAACATCGCAGACAAATGTATGAAAGCTAAAGATTACGTAACATTTAACTTTTTACAATGGTTCTTAGCAGAGCAAGTTGAAGAGGAATTTGTTGCGAGAAGAATCTTAGAATTATTTGATGTAATTGGAGAAGATGGTACTGGACGTTGGGAAATTGATAAACACTTACTTAAAGTTACTTTTGCTGGTGAATAA
- a CDS encoding outer membrane beta-barrel protein yields the protein MSDKFEISGNTHRVIFLIVFFFVVGNAQAQLQKKEVYGFVVDIDGQPLAGVNVRLTTSLDTVMAISSKTGFYKFYQIKGSNIRLNYSSLGLQIVDRSYPQYNTTDRVIAETVVLKPQVSVLKEIVIKKYKPIVFKEDTVQFNMGAFQFDRRTLLEDALKQLPNFQVSRDGSVYAFGKPITSVQVDGKKFFGGDVLTATRNLPADFIKNIQVIDFFGDEASAKGTKTGESEKILNIVLKDDKKKISFGQVTGGLGDQERYLASAGLNKFNDGQELSFVGSVNNTNTNLFSFGSPNGGGSRDRVMGELADFADPTDGFNAIGSLGTSFSTNLNDKISAFGRYSYTNTKNTTRGNSYLQSVYGNNIITNQEDYVTKTVDNAHHMNWGFDIKLSDSDLLKISPTFSWNKSKGNESRDRYIKNRQITNDGEYASDNSSTSPNAEVDILYAKSFKKPGRKLVYNLHLGYNSVDKKEDIVDRNKIIDSAFNQVQIKDSFLNQFVKSENKNQDIKSSLSIIEPVDKGGVLELNYDFSYTSIDARRLVHERNNELVDFGRVDSLSLSYDYAFSSNRVGMKYQQDIFNKFKYNIGFAVQPTELKGFSKDKSIQTSYSNVNLIPAAGVKWKFNENSDLSIDYLGKNNQPNFYQIQPILDNTNSQNIIQGNPELQAEFANRILAKYRKSIVKRGQYFESSIAYNFISNKIVSNRTTIPNSTIQKTTFLNTSGYYDIKAYYLFTAALFNDNIQMSLNGNADFYNNVTYINDIRNDGGHFLYSQSLQFRYMFNDVFEAELNGNYALNKATYKRPYNDQIVAHTGVLGLGSKYYVSAHGSFGVEVSQRLNSGYSSSSWTNINPTIINAYFEYTFMRNNLAMLRIQGFDLLNQNSGITRDVIGNDIFDVQNERLSRYFMVSLNFRLQKYPKKS from the coding sequence ATGTCGGATAAATTCGAAATATCAGGAAATACTCATAGGGTCATCTTTCTTATCGTCTTCTTTTTTGTTGTGGGTAATGCACAAGCCCAACTCCAGAAAAAGGAGGTGTACGGATTTGTTGTGGATATCGATGGGCAACCGCTTGCTGGCGTCAATGTGCGTCTGACAACTTCTTTGGATACCGTCATGGCAATTTCTTCCAAAACAGGTTTCTACAAATTTTACCAAATTAAAGGAAGTAATATCCGTTTAAACTACAGTTCTTTAGGCTTACAGATTGTTGATCGTTCTTACCCTCAGTATAATACAACAGATCGTGTTATTGCGGAGACTGTTGTTTTAAAACCACAGGTTTCAGTGCTCAAAGAAATTGTTATTAAGAAATATAAACCAATCGTCTTCAAAGAGGATACGGTTCAATTTAATATGGGAGCTTTCCAGTTTGATCGACGCACACTGCTGGAGGATGCGCTTAAACAATTACCGAACTTCCAGGTTTCTCGTGATGGCTCTGTATATGCTTTTGGTAAACCGATTACTTCTGTACAAGTAGATGGTAAAAAATTCTTTGGAGGAGATGTGCTTACCGCTACTCGAAATCTTCCTGCGGATTTTATTAAAAATATTCAGGTTATTGATTTTTTCGGAGATGAAGCAAGTGCTAAGGGAACAAAAACTGGTGAGTCTGAGAAAATTCTAAATATTGTTTTGAAAGATGACAAGAAAAAAATAAGTTTTGGACAGGTTACAGGTGGTTTAGGTGATCAAGAACGATACCTCGCGAGTGCAGGCCTCAATAAATTCAATGATGGTCAGGAACTATCTTTTGTAGGATCTGTTAATAATACAAATACGAATCTTTTTTCTTTCGGTTCTCCAAATGGAGGAGGTTCCAGGGATCGTGTAATGGGCGAATTGGCAGACTTTGCCGACCCTACTGATGGTTTTAATGCTATTGGGTCCTTGGGAACAAGTTTTTCCACTAATTTGAATGATAAAATTAGTGCTTTTGGACGTTACAGCTATACAAATACAAAGAATACGACGAGGGGGAATTCCTATCTACAGTCTGTATATGGTAATAACATTATAACCAACCAAGAGGATTATGTAACAAAGACTGTTGATAATGCGCATCATATGAATTGGGGGTTTGATATAAAATTATCTGATTCAGATCTTTTAAAAATATCTCCAACTTTTTCATGGAATAAATCGAAAGGTAATGAATCTAGAGATCGATATATTAAGAATAGACAGATCACAAACGATGGGGAATATGCTTCTGACAACAGTAGTACGAGTCCAAATGCTGAAGTAGACATCTTATATGCCAAAAGTTTTAAGAAGCCAGGACGGAAATTAGTGTACAATTTACATCTGGGATATAATTCAGTCGATAAAAAAGAGGATATAGTTGACCGGAATAAGATTATAGATAGTGCGTTTAATCAAGTGCAAATTAAGGATAGTTTTTTAAATCAATTTGTGAAAAGTGAAAACAAAAATCAAGATATTAAAAGTTCGCTATCTATTATAGAGCCAGTGGACAAGGGCGGAGTATTAGAATTGAATTATGACTTTAGTTACACCTCAATTGATGCAAGGCGGTTAGTTCATGAACGAAATAATGAATTGGTAGATTTTGGTCGAGTTGATTCTCTTAGTTTAAGTTACGATTATGCTTTTTCATCCAATAGAGTTGGCATGAAATATCAACAGGATATATTCAATAAATTTAAATATAATATCGGATTTGCGGTTCAACCAACAGAACTTAAAGGTTTTTCTAAAGATAAATCAATTCAAACATCTTATAGTAATGTAAATCTTATACCAGCAGCGGGGGTCAAATGGAAATTTAATGAGAATTCTGATTTGTCAATTGATTACTTAGGTAAAAATAATCAACCTAATTTCTATCAGATTCAGCCGATATTGGATAATACAAATTCACAAAATATTATACAAGGAAATCCAGAATTACAAGCAGAATTCGCTAACCGTATCTTGGCTAAATATCGAAAATCAATTGTAAAAAGGGGACAATATTTTGAAAGTAGTATTGCTTATAATTTTATTTCAAATAAAATTGTCTCTAATCGGACTACTATTCCTAATTCAACAATACAAAAAACTACCTTCTTAAATACATCGGGTTATTATGATATCAAGGCATACTACTTATTTACTGCAGCTTTGTTTAACGATAATATACAGATGAGTTTGAATGGCAATGCTGATTTTTATAATAATGTCACTTACATAAATGACATTCGTAATGACGGTGGACATTTTTTATATTCGCAGTCTCTGCAATTCAGGTACATGTTTAATGATGTATTTGAAGCTGAACTTAATGGAAATTACGCATTAAACAAAGCTACCTATAAACGACCTTATAATGATCAAATTGTGGCGCATACCGGTGTGCTTGGTTTGGGATCCAAATATTATGTGAGCGCACATGGATCTTTTGGTGTAGAGGTATCGCAAAGGTTAAATTCGGGATATTCATCATCATCATGGACAAATATAAATCCCACAATTATTAATGCATATTTTGAATATACTTTTATGCGTAATAATTTAGCAATGTTACGGATTCAGGGCTTTGATTTACTAAATCAAAATTCAGGTATTACCAGAGATGTAATAGGAAATGATATATTTGACGTTCAAAATGAAAGGTTATCTCGTTATTTTATGGTCTCTTTAAATTTCCGTTTACAAAAATATCCTAAAAAATCATAA
- a CDS encoding NAD(P)H-quinone oxidoreductase has product MKAVVITKFGGPEVLKIKEVDTPTCTGHQVLIAVKAAGMNRPDVFQRKGNYAAPEGAPADIPGLEISGEIVSIGELVDEWKIGDQVCTLLSGGGYAEYVAVDQGQCLLIPKGLTYEEAAALPETLFTVYHNVFQRGELKYGNSFLVHGGSGGIGSMAIQLAKLAGAKVYTTVGSGDKATYCKELGASVIINYKEQDFREIIEDNKIDVILDSIGGDYFEKNLEVLKPDGHLIYINAMKGAKVELNLFKLMQKRIYLSGSLLRSRSILFKKNVRDDINKQILPLIKPGVFKANIYKTFQLEEASVAHALLDSGDFTGKLVFVL; this is encoded by the coding sequence ATGAAAGCAGTTGTTATAACAAAATTTGGTGGACCTGAAGTTTTGAAGATAAAGGAGGTGGATACACCAACTTGTACTGGGCATCAAGTGTTGATTGCTGTAAAAGCAGCAGGTATGAATAGGCCTGATGTGTTTCAGCGGAAGGGAAATTATGCGGCCCCTGAAGGTGCCCCCGCTGATATTCCTGGTCTTGAGATTTCGGGAGAAATTGTATCCATTGGTGAGTTGGTAGATGAATGGAAAATTGGTGATCAGGTCTGTACTCTTTTATCTGGTGGAGGATACGCAGAATATGTCGCTGTTGATCAGGGACAGTGCCTGCTTATACCTAAAGGATTGACTTACGAAGAAGCTGCCGCTTTACCAGAAACATTGTTTACCGTGTACCATAATGTCTTTCAAAGAGGGGAACTAAAATATGGCAATAGCTTTTTAGTTCATGGTGGAAGTGGAGGTATTGGATCAATGGCAATTCAGTTAGCAAAGCTTGCAGGAGCAAAAGTGTATACAACAGTGGGATCGGGTGACAAAGCTACTTACTGTAAAGAATTGGGAGCGTCAGTGATCATTAATTATAAGGAGCAGGACTTTAGGGAGATTATTGAAGACAATAAAATTGATGTTATACTTGACAGTATAGGAGGCGATTATTTTGAAAAGAATCTTGAAGTATTGAAACCGGATGGTCATCTGATCTACATTAACGCAATGAAAGGTGCTAAAGTAGAATTAAATCTTTTTAAATTGATGCAAAAACGAATCTACCTATCAGGTAGTCTTTTAAGAAGTAGATCTATTTTATTTAAAAAAAATGTGCGCGATGACATAAATAAACAGATCTTACCTCTAATCAAACCAGGTGTTTTTAAAGCAAATATCTACAAGACCTTTCAATTGGAAGAGGCTTCTGTTGCCCATGCATTGTTAGATTCTGGTGACTTTACAGGAAAGCTTGTCTTTGTTCTTTAA